aggaccctgctcaaacgagcttacagtctataaaacacattaggacagaaatatcaatcaaataaggtgggagtcaagcagagctggaggagagagtagagtgctgccctttaggagagagcaagcgacaggtatgtacggtagaggttactctgggaggccataagctttccaaaagacatgggttttaaggcacttcttaaatgattgaagactaggggagagtctgattggggtaggcaggctattccaaaggaagggagccacccgcgagaagtcctgcaagcgtgagttggctgcacgggtgcgagcagcggacaggagaagatcACGGGCAGAGCGTagggaccgagaaggggcatacttatggatctgtgaagagatataagagaggCTAGAACTATTCAGTGCTTtaatatgtatgggttagcactttgaattgactcctataggataccggaagccaatgtaaggactgacagaggggtgaggtgtgagagtactgactagagaggaaaatcagtctggcggtggcattcattacagactgtagtggggcaatacggcttttgtgaagaccaatcaggagagggttacactaATACATGCGGGAAATTataagagcatggacaagctccttggtagcatcttttgtaagaaaggggtggatgcgggctatgtttttatgttggaatctacaggatttggcaacatactggatgtgaggctcaaaggtgaggccagagtcaagtatgacgccaagacagcgcacttgcaaggatgtacttatgtggataccactgacttgaaggtagagcgagagaggaggatcagtattaggaggagcaaaaacaaggagctcagttttagagagattgagttttagaaagcggaaggacatccagtcagagatggaagaaaggcaagcagtgaaacattgcaggatggcaggggaaagGTCTGGGGagaagagatatatctgggtgtcatcagcattcaggtggtagtggaatccaaaagaggcaataagtttgccaagagaggcagtgtaaagagaaaatagaagggggccaaggacagagcctttggggactccaaccaagacaggagaaggggaggaggtatcattagaaaaggagacactgactgagcattgggagagatacgaggaaaaccacgagaggacagagtcacagagaccgagcgattgaagagtttgaagaaggagagcatgatcaactgtgtcaaaggtagcagagaggtcaagaagaattagtatggagtagtggcctttggatttaactgcaattaggtcgttagtaactttgataagagcagtctcaatagaatggagagggcggaagtcagactgaagagggtcaaggagaaagttggaattgagaaagtgagacacacaggcaaaagacaagtctttccagaagcttcaaggaaaaagggagcagcgATATGGGACGACAGTTATAGCGAGAGGACGGGTCTAGAGTTGTTTTTtacaggataggtactacagtggcatgtttacgaTCTGCATGGACaataccagaagagagagagcagttgaagatgtgtgttaaggaaggcacaagacaaggggagagagatctgatgaggtgacaTGAGACAAAATCGAGCgagcaagtggtggggtgagaggaaaggagaagcgcagccacctcttgttcagtagccggggagaaagtctgaagggtagaaaaggcatgatctatgtgtagTTGAGAAAGAaaacggcaaggtggggagaattctttccttagctgttccattttgtcggtaaagtagcatgcaaagctatcggctgtaaggttagtttggggggtggtgaAAGCAGgttgaagaagagagttaaaggtgtcaaagagatgcctgggattgcggtaacatgaactaatgagagaggaaaagtatgactgtttggcgagggcaagggctgtgctgtatgaacacaatatgaatctataatggagaaagtctgactgtgtgcgagacttcctccaggaacgttcagcacaatgggagcaACTTTGCAGATagcatgttgatttagtatgccacggttgggggcgtgtcctccacgaggtgcatgtttggagcggggctgcagcattcaaggcagaggtgagggtattgttatatgtggagatggccactgagggacaggagagggaagggatggatagcagttgtgaatcaatatcagctgatagctgctggagagcaaacaataagaggtggtgatcagagagagaaaaaggagtgttgcagatattagatactgtgcatgcattagagaaaattaggttgagggtattgccagctacatgggtaggagaattagcccactgcgataacctgagggaggaagtaattgaaagtagtttagaggctgctgaggtcaaagatgggttaatgggaatattgaagtccccaagaattagggatggaatattagaagcgAGTAAGTAGGGTTGCCAGGCAGAAAACTGATCAAGGAATAGGAGGGGGGAGCCAGGGGGACAATACATAATGGCAATGtaagcagagaagggtttgaaaaggcgaattgaatgaatttcaaatgatggaaaagagaggaaaggggggtgggcagagttttaaaggagcagtggggtgaaagcAGAAAACCTAAACCGCCACCTTTACTCTCAGTTTGTATGTTAGGTGTCTCTAAGTAACCATTGTCCAGAGACCAAGTGATACATTGTTTCTTAGTTATATATTAAGGATGTTACGTGTACAGGTGTTGTGCTAACGTTGGTTACCCTTAGAGATTGTAATTGATCTCTCTCTAACTGGCACGTAAACTATGAATAGTTAATATTAGGACCCGATCATTAATGATAATATTGGGACCACCACCCTCCGGAATGGGAGATCAGGGAAGGGGCACTAGTCCCCCCTTTGATCCTATTATAAATATTAGGGCCCGCAACCACCGGCATGTGTGGGGTCCAGgtgagaggacaataggtcccccccctataggtattagggcccccgcccactgCCCTGCGTGGCCAGGGGAGGGGAGACTAGGGTCCGTCCCCCCATTATAAATATTATGGGCCCCATCCATCACTTGGGAAGGGGACAACAGGTCCCCtcgattattttaaatatttgggCCCCCATCCGCTGACATGGGTTGGGGAAATGGGAGGGGTAATTAGGTTCCCTCCTTTAAATGTAACAATGTTAGTTTTAATTTTTAGTGCATATGCCCCCCCACCTGCCAGATAGTAATATAGGGGTCTTAATGATCCCATGGGATATTTTTtatcaatatctttttttttttttttttacttaatgtgGCAGCTGGGTAGCATGTGTTGGTcagctgccacataattaacTCTTGCATAATTAACGCATGCCCaagggtttttaacaatttgctTGCTGGCTGCTAGCCATTGAAGTTGTGAATGGGGTAGGAGGAATAGGGAACCTTGAGGACATGCACTACATGGACCTTAGGGTTGAACTGCTTCTAAACGGTTTAACCTCTTAAAGTAATATAAGAAATAGGGCCTCATTGTCATACAACTTCATTTTTTAAGCCAAACATAAACCCTAATATTCCTGTTGTGCTGTAGTGTCTCCCCAACCATGaactaaataatgctttccttgcAGGGTCTCATCAAACAAATGCTATCAGTCTATGTGTGCTtacttgtttaaaaataaataaatgaataaataaaaatctttcaCAGTCAAAGCACAAAATTCTGCTGATGTAGAATATCCTATAGCACAATGAAATTCTAGGACAACAGGGTAAAAAATGCCCATCTTGATGTTGCCCATTATCTTGATCCCTTACCTTAACTTTTCTATCATCTGCAGTTTCTTCATCAAACGGTACTCCAATTTTAAAATTGATCTCATAGTTTTTGAAGGTGCTCGATGTCTTAATTGTCCAAATGTCTCCTTCCAAACTGATGGTGACATCAGCTGACACTGCACAAGCTGCTTTCCTTGTCACGAAGCCGACTCCTGCAAGatatataaacatgtatatatacaccctgttccaaattatgcaaattatatttttctcatttacctaaataattgatgtaaataacagtcagcataattctcatgttatcaactattaagagtacaaatcaatttttattgaacaaacctcctaatgataacagtatttgtttttttttaaacataaaaaactgacAATGCacggttccaaattattacgcacagtaagtttcaaaacactttataggttgtaaagaactgaaaattgtcatttgttgtgtttgcagcatatttactgaaatcaaaagctatttcaagcaaacttataacaactttttaaacattttaacaggtcacgttacattttaacataggaccccttatttgatagcagcttcccaagtcttgcatccattgaacttgtgagtttttggacagtttctgcttgaatttgtttgcaagatgtcagaatagcctccccgagctgctgtttggatgtaaactgcctcccaccctcgcagatcttttgcttgaggatgctccaaggGTTCTcgataggattgaggtcaggggaggatggaggccacaccatgactttctctccttttatccccatagcagccattgatgcagaggtattctttgcagcatgagatggtgcattgtcatgcatgaagatgattttattacagaaagcatagttcttccttctgtaccagggaagaaagtggtcagtcagaaactgcacatactttgcagaagtttacaccttcggggaccctaaaggggtcgACCAGCTGAGCCCTCTATCATTTGTATGGGGAGTATGTAACTTTTGCCCTTAATATGCAAAATATAGGAAAACCTTCCAGGTTGATACAGTGACCTAAAAATCAGTTGAAGAGATCCTGCAATTGCCCACACTTGCCCAATCGGACTAGTTTTAAATGTTCTGGAGGATGTTGACAAGGTATATGAGGACAAACACTCAGGTCCATTACCATATTCTaatagttatggtgcaaggagtcttTGGTTGCTAGCCCTCCCCAATTTCTTAaaatgcttgaaaatggttttatCAGAAAAGAACATCTTAAAACTGACCTCTCTGCTGAACAAAAATTCACTTCCACGTTATCCACTCACAGCTGACCAACCTTGAATGGAAATTTTGAGTTGGAGCCCATCACTGCCAAAGATAGACAGATTTAGATGGATAATGCAAAGTTAAACTCTTGCATCATGTGAACAGCCGCAGAAAGACTAGGCTTTGGATGGCAGGAGAGTAACTTGAAATCAGTTTGACGAAAATAGGGGGATGACAAGGAGTCTCTACTCCTGTACCCTAACCACTACAATTAGTGtgcacttaaaaaaacaaaaaacaaaaaaacacattaaagctttaaaaaaaaaaaaaaacttcacaaaTCTATAATAAATTTCCACTTTAACAATGCAGACAACAAAAAAGACTGATGAATAAAGACCTATATTTTACAAACTTCAAATggttaaaaagaatacaaaaaaaataaataaaaggaaatccGATAAGGTCTATAAGGTCACAGTGACACCTGAAACGTACTAAAGCCCTTGTTTCTGAATGAAATTTACCTATATGGCTCTCACCATACATGATTCCGAGCTCTTTGATGCTATGATAGAGACATTGAGATACAATAAGATACCACAGACATATAGACTATAACAACAAATACATAAAAGACAGCAGATAATACATAAAGGACAAATAAAGACAGGGAAGATGCCCTGGATACAGCGACAGtcccacaatgctttcccatggagaaTGCATAATGTGCCTGTGGCATATTTGGTCACCTCATCGACAGAGGAGACTGGTCCAGCACCCAGGGACATCAGccagaatcaggtaagtgactgaaagggttttTACTCAGGGGGAAGGGGCACACGGGTagagagacactatagtgttaggaatttgGGGCACATTTATATCAATCTAATCTGTGTCTGTAGACATTTAAGTAAGGACCAGCATATGTCAGTTTGCTTCACACTGGGACCAGAAGCACCGAAGTGCCAGGGAGTATATCATCCTCTTTCCcctaaaattacatttaaaaaaaaaaaaaaagaattacccAAGCAGCCCCTTAGGTACCTATTCCTAAGAGAGCGGTACGTGTAGGCAGTCGCCTACACTGTCCATTGGGAGATCTAGCTATGGACATACCTCCAAGAAACTTGCAAAATAGGTCAAAGCATTCGTGCTGCAGGTTCAAAATATGTTAGCAATGCAACATTATAAATGTAAGAATATTCAAGCTATATAAAACAAGTTATTCACAcattttaagtgaatttcaaaagaaAATTTACAATTTTGAGCCAAAGCTGTCAAACAGTAAAAATgcaaaatttactttaaattactGACAATTCACACTGTAGTTAGTAATCTTGACATCTAAAGAGATCTGTGGTCACCAGAAGCACAACATATATTCTAGTATTCTGGAATATTTCACTGCAGAAATTGGGAAATTAGAGACACATTGCAAAAGACTTCCTTTACCTAGAGtttctttagttttttgtttttaaaaagataACAAAAAGCAGAAACGTTAATCGGCTAGATTATAGTTTAGAAAGTACATTATTCGTCCTAATGAATGATGACCTTTTGTAAAAGTCACATCATCCTTTTAAACAACATAGAACAGACTTCAAGTATTATTTTCAGAAATCTAGGTTCTTACCATTGAATATAGTCAGAACAGTTTAAAATagctaattacatttttttttaattgcatctcatcttttttttaaaaaaaaaattcaacatttTTAACATACTGCTTATTCCAAACCTCACCTTAAGCAGTGATGATTTAACATACTTAAATTGCACGAGTATGGCTGAAGGGTAAAATAATACTCAAATAAGCAAAATAACTCCAAATGAAATGATTGTTCAGTAATTGGAAgataagggaaaataaaaatgtaattttttttgtttctcttagTTTATTATAGGGTTACGAGAATACGATAACTAGCTAAGCTACAttacttcattaaccccttaaggacacatgacatgtgtgacatgtcatgattcccttttattccagaagtttggtccttaaggggttaaataaaaataattaattacacTGAAATGCAAAACTACCAAGAAAATGTAGAGGTGCGTTTACTGAACTAGGTATTGTGGAAAATAGATTTGCTTATTTtagagaaaaatgtaaaaaagtctAAGCTCATTGCAGCTCGACTGTTTCTGGACCAATATTTCTAGATCCTTGCCTATTCTTCACAGCTTAGTAaataaatacaccactgtgtgattCAGTGAACTTGTAGTGACTTTCAGCAAATTAATGTCAGATAAAAAAGTCAATTTCAAAATGCATGCAGATATTACCTAAGCCCTCCATGTATGCATTAAACATTTCCTTGTTAGCATCTTCTAATTTCCATTTTCCTAGCAATGCCTCGGCCATGGCTGTTGTGTTTCAGGAGAGGTTATATCTTGAAGCAAATAAACTCGAGAATAACTGTGTGCAACTTAAGGGGCTGATTTTTAAAGGAAGAAGAGGCAGAGCTGAAGTGATGTCATAACATACTAAGCTCACTATCGGAAATCTCCCTGCCTACTCTAGAGCTGATTCAGCACTTGAAAGAAAGTCATAAGTCAGAAAAAAATAGCTCTTTGGCTTTTTAAACAAGAAATGACTTGTTCCTAGTACGTTTATACTAATATAACTTGTTTTTACTACACACCTACTCTGCATGTTGTGACAAAGCAAACAAAGTTTATTAATTAGCCCTCCTAGCAATCACTGTCaaaaatccagttttttttttatatgttttattttttttgctaccACGTATATGATCTATTTGAAGATTTGTTATTCGTTTAGTCAACTTGTTCAAAGCTTCCGACTAAAGATAAAATTAATAGATACATTTTAACATTGAATGTTTTATATTGAAACTAAATCTGCTAAGAGGAATATATGTACATTACAGAATATTTCTggtttagctattttgacctaacttttgaaaatgtttttttcattcactacaattaaatttttaatttaactCATACATGTCAGAATGAAAATGCCAATAATACATAGTTATCATTTTAACATAAGATGCCAATGGCTAATTTGTCAGATACAGAAAAAGAGTGTCAATAGAAGAGTCCATTCAGCCATAAGATTGACCTGTCACGTTTTTTGCCGCATAGGGACGCGCtaagcactgtaactgcttcacttCATTAGagtagttatagtgtctggagtcccctggcacagtCCTTACATTCAacatcatcaccaatgacaagcattctaccccccccccccccccccccccattaccaaaTGAGTATGCAAGTGTGACGCAAAAAATTAACTAATTACCCTTATGCAGAAAGAAAGTATTCCGAACAAGGGTTGGTCAGTACGAGTGGTACTCAATCCACTCAGGGCATGAACCCTTATACATTACAAAATGATAGCATTAGGGAAAACCTCTATAGAGTAATCCCTAGCCAGGTAAAAAGTATTAGACCAGCTGATCGATGTGAATTCAACAGTAAACAATATGGGAGGAAATTGATACTTTTTAGCAACATATTAACCACTCAAATGTCTAATCAGTGAACTACCAGGATTTATAAATTTTGCCTAAAATGAACATCCAAACGACAGTTATATCTATTAGCTAACTACAtttaattattcaaccccttaaggaccaaacttctggaataaaagggaattatgacatgtcacacatgtcatgtgtccttaaggggttaaagggacactatagttaccaaaacaactttaacgtaatgaagcagttttggtgtatagatcatgtccctgcagtctcactgctcaatcctctgacatttagtagttaaatcactttgtttatgaaccctagtcacacctccctgcatgtgacttgcacagccttcccatACActccctgtaaagagtcatctaaagtttagccttcctttattgcaagttctgtttgatttagattttttttatcccctcctatgttaatagcttgctagacccagcaagagcctcctgtatgtgataaaagttcaatttacagaggaagagatacaattatttaaccccttaaggacacatgacttgtctgacatgtcctgattcccttttattccagaagtttggtccttaaggggttaaggtaaattacatctgattgaaagtgaaaccagtttttttgcatgcaggctgtgtcaatcagagtcaggggaggtgtagcaatggctgcataaacagaaacaaagtgatttaactcctaaatggcagtgaattgagcaataaAACCCGAGaagcatgatatatacactaaaaatgcttcgttaagctaaagttgtttaggtcagtgtttcccaacccagtcctcaaggcacgcctaccagtccaggatgaaaggattacccagttttatctaaggtgtttttagaaaaaaaagaaaaaacaccttagacaaaactgggtaatccttaaatcctggactggtaggtgtgccttgaggactgggttgggaaacactggtttaggtgactatagtgttcctttaagtcaagtGGATAGAGTAATATCTGTCAATGCTTCCTACTTGTATAACAAGTCACCTCAAAGAAAACCCTTTGTTTTAACGGCTGATTGAAACCTGAACTGATGGGCCTCTCCCGAGGTAGG
The nucleotide sequence above comes from Pelobates fuscus isolate aPelFus1 chromosome 4, aPelFus1.pri, whole genome shotgun sequence. Encoded proteins:
- the LOC134608472 gene encoding fatty acid-binding protein, adipocyte-like, which gives rise to MAEALLGKWKLEDANKEMFNAYMEGLGVGFVTRKAACAVSADVTISLEGDIWTIKTSSTFKNYEINFKIGVPFDEETADDRKVKTTVTLEKGVLIQVQNWDGKTTTIKREVIDGKLIVTCIIGDVVCVRTYKR